Proteins from a single region of Kogia breviceps isolate mKogBre1 chromosome 5, mKogBre1 haplotype 1, whole genome shotgun sequence:
- the S100B gene encoding protein S100-B, which produces MSELEKAMVALIDVFHQYSGREGDKHKLKKSELKELINNELSHFLEEIKEQEVVDKVMETLDNDGDGECDFQEFMAFVAMVTTACHEFFEHE; this is translated from the exons ATGTCTGAGCTGGAGAAGGCCATGGTGGCCCTCATTGACGTCTTCCATCAGTATTCCGGAAGGGAAGGTGACAAGCACAAGCTGAAGAAGTCCGAACTCAAGGAGCTCATCAACAATGAGCTTTCCCACTTTTTAGAG GAAATCAAAGAGCAGGAGGTTGTGGACAAAGTCATGGAAACACTGGACAACGATGGAGATGGCGAATGCGACTTCCAGGAATTTATGGCTTTTGTTGCCATGGTTACCACTGCCTGCCATGAGTTCTTTGAACACGAATGA